In one window of Blastopirellula marina DNA:
- a CDS encoding glycosyltransferase yields MKTSVIITTHNRSYYLEKVLYGYLHQQVQPDEVVIADDGSTDETPEIIRKYQKEASFPIIHAWSPFGGVPQIAKARNRATRECSGDYLIYTDGDCIPGPMFLADHLQMARPGYFIQGRRNFLRFSAFEKFTGAETPWQQLQFWLRGGLTRLDLMIRIPGFTIPSYGIHGIRSCNIGTFRRDVIAINGWNEHFVGYWREDSEFATRLMRSGIKRRNALYSAILFHMEHEKVFNQEDFDRNNALLEASKTGPIFIENGLMPPPKPQPIELPPVTHSSVSLKAG; encoded by the coding sequence ATGAAAACGTCGGTCATCATCACCACGCACAATCGCTCGTACTACCTGGAAAAGGTGCTGTACGGCTATCTGCACCAGCAGGTCCAACCGGACGAAGTGGTCATTGCGGACGATGGCTCAACCGACGAAACCCCTGAAATCATCCGTAAATACCAGAAAGAAGCCTCGTTCCCGATCATTCACGCTTGGAGCCCGTTTGGTGGTGTGCCACAGATCGCGAAAGCACGTAACCGCGCGACACGCGAGTGCAGCGGCGACTATCTCATCTACACCGACGGCGACTGCATCCCTGGTCCGATGTTCTTGGCTGACCATTTACAGATGGCTCGTCCTGGCTATTTCATCCAAGGTCGACGAAATTTTCTGCGCTTCTCCGCCTTCGAAAAATTCACCGGGGCAGAAACCCCGTGGCAGCAGCTTCAATTCTGGCTGCGTGGTGGACTGACTCGCTTGGACCTGATGATCCGCATCCCTGGATTCACGATTCCCAGCTATGGGATTCATGGCATTCGCAGCTGCAATATTGGCACCTTCCGACGCGATGTGATCGCGATCAACGGCTGGAACGAACATTTCGTCGGCTACTGGCGAGAAGACAGCGAATTCGCCACGCGGCTGATGCGTTCTGGGATTAAACGCCGCAACGCACTCTACTCCGCTATTTTGTTCCACATGGAACACGAAAAGGTCTTCAACCAGGAAGACTTCGACCGCAACAACGCCCTCCTGGAAGCATCCAAGACCGGCCCGATCTTCATCGAAAACGGGCTGATGCCGCCTCCTAAACCGCAACCGATTGAACTTCCGCCGGTCACGCACTCAAGCGTTTCGCTGAAAGCGGGTTAA
- the infC gene encoding translation initiation factor IF-3: MSRDRDRDQNRDQTRINEKIRVSPIRVIAADGEQLGVLPTDEAMSIARESGLDLVVVAPAAKPPVCRIMDYGKYKYQQSKKQHKNQSHHTKTKEIRLRPKTGDHDIEFKVKQAIGFLKHKDKVQISIQFKGREMAHVEEGHRVMAQVIELLSEVGKPESPPKQMGRRIMATVSPKAG; the protein is encoded by the coding sequence ATGTCTCGCGATCGCGATCGCGACCAGAATCGCGACCAAACTCGAATCAACGAGAAAATCCGTGTATCCCCGATTCGAGTAATTGCTGCCGACGGAGAACAATTAGGCGTTCTGCCTACCGACGAAGCCATGTCGATTGCCCGAGAATCCGGATTGGATCTCGTGGTGGTTGCCCCAGCGGCTAAACCGCCGGTGTGCCGAATCATGGATTACGGCAAGTACAAATATCAGCAAAGCAAGAAGCAACACAAAAACCAGTCGCACCACACCAAGACGAAGGAAATTCGTCTGCGACCCAAGACCGGTGACCACGATATCGAATTCAAGGTCAAACAAGCGATTGGATTTCTGAAGCACAAAGACAAGGTTCAGATCTCCATTCAATTCAAAGGGCGCGAAATGGCGCACGTCGAAGAGGGACATCGCGTGATGGCGCAAGTCATCGAATTGCTGTCCGAAGTCGGCAAGCCAGAATCTCCGCCGAAGCAGATGGGACGTCGCATCATGGCGACCGTTTCCCCGAAAGCCGGCTAA